The Megalops cyprinoides isolate fMegCyp1 chromosome 15, fMegCyp1.pri, whole genome shotgun sequence region CTGTCCTACAGCCCTGATGTGTCAATTAATGGAAACAATATTACTGATCACTATTTGCACAAGTTTGTCTCAACAagagataaaaagaaaacacaaaaacaaaaaagaaccgATTGTGTTTAGGGTATATAAAAGAAAATAGTCTGCATTGGAATTAACcctgcagccaatcagccaTTTGGCAAGAGAGACTGAGACCTGCAATGTAATGGGATAGGCTGTGCAGCATGATGTGCTCGAGATGGCCTGAATGGGGAGGCAAAGATGTGCTTGGTTAAGGAAGAGCTCTCACCAGTGTTGGCCAAAAGGACCCCTTTTGGTTCATTCCactgatgaagatgatgaacCAGAGGGTCGTGACGACAAAGCAGAAGATGGAAACAAACATCACCCAGCCCTGAGGGTTCTGTATCAGCACCTTTGTGGAGGCCACCAGGGTCCACACCAGGCCACCAAACACCTGTAACAGGGAAGACACCAGCCAAGAACAGAGACTCACATTAAcaattttttccctcatttcagAGCAATACTACATGATTTTAGTCCAAAATCTGAATCAAATACCCACAACACTGTCATAATTTGCATGCAATTATTTATGgctttaatatttgaatttcaatttTTCTTGTGAACATACTTCAGATTAACTTGATTTGGTAGTACTGTATGCTGTTCATTACGcttctttgtaatatttaaagGATTTCTAAGGTGTGCATTGGCATAGATCAGTTATTGACCCATTTGGTTGAAACttattgaattattgaataattcattgtgtacatttgtgaaCATGTCAGATCTGAGAGTGGCGAACACAGATTATATCCGGAATGGAAGTCATCTGTTTATTGTTTCAACTTCTTTTTGAAAGTGGAGCGTTCATGTTAACACGTGGTCTGACAACGGTCATGAAATCGAGAGGTTAATGATCGATACGTAAATTGACATAGTGCAAGAAGCAGTGAGCTGAAGGTCAAGTTATTTTATCAGTGATATTTCTTCAAAGCTTGTGATAAACGGAACAAAAGGGTTTTATGTTATACCAGgcaaatactgtaaaaatatattctctggCTGCCATATTGAATCCCACATTGCATGGAATAGTAGATATTCAACGGAACATAATATCTGTGTTTTGACATATGGTATTTCCCTTACAcaagaaatttaattttattttaatatattactGCCACGTACATCGTAAACCACTTCTTTAACAACAGAGGTCATATTTCACTTGCAAAGGAACATAATGCTACTAAACACCTATGGGGCAAACCTTTAAGCCATTTTCTTCCATAATGcttcataaaataatgttatgaAAAGTGAGGCCACCATTACAATGACTTGCATTTGAATCAACATGGCTGTAAGTGACAAAAAGGGCAGGAATTACAAAAGTGATCAGTCCCTTGATGTAGAGGGTAAACATAGCTTGGCAAACATTCTATGAGCCCTGTGGGGAAACTGCCCCTTCTTATTTGGCATGATTCAATGCATGTAACTGTGGCAAAAAGCAACAAATCCACATATTTATTCCGTTGCCACTTTACACAAAGACTTAAATGAAAAGAAGATAGATGGCGTGTTCGCATGTTGTGTAACACGTGATacatcaatcacatacagttaCATATAGTTACAAATGCTTGCTCAACAGCTAAACAGATTACATCTTCTGTAGTGAGACAGCTGCAAGGAGGGAAAATGCCCATTTACATAGACCTGCAAAACAGGTAAGAATGCAGGAGGTTCACAACTATTTTTAATGTGGCATGTTGTGAAACATTCATAGCTCTTTACAGTGATTTCCTGACTTGCTCAGCCCAGTCTATCTGTAGAATTGTCTGACAATTGCAAATCATGTGATTGCATAACCAACACTTTGAAGAGAATGCGTGAAACCAGAACCACAGAAGATTATTTGCACTCATATATTCAGTCCTGCCAGTGTTATTGGTTTGAAATCAAATCAGCTCATTTCAGATGCTGTCATCCcttgttgctgttttctgtcccTTGTCTTCAAACaagtaaaaaatacattaatgaaatCATGTGTGATGATAATGCCTTACTCAGGTTGGGAAGGCATCCGCCAAGTTAGAGGTTGACAGGGCACACCCCACTACTATATGAAACCAAGGCTCAGACCCTGTTAGAAGTTACACTGATAGAGCATTTACTAGCCCACCTGACAGATGAACTTCTGTCCTTTACCAGACACGATAATTACATGAACATTTCGGCTACTTGATTTGACTGCTGTCTAGAACTGAATGTGAATAAACAAAAGAGATGTCCTGCAAAGATAACTGCACTATCCTCTCCAAAACACCAGTGCggaagagaaacaggaaagGTGGTGTGGACCATGTTTAATACCTCTAGATCAAAATTGTGCTAATATGATCCAACATCACCCTTTTTCTAAGAAATTAACAGGTTTTAATGTCAGGTAAGAAATCTTTGCATATGCTTATCACTGAAAATCACCCGACCCGATGtttaacaactgaaaaaaaaaaaaaatcaaagcattgTTATGCCATCTATATTATCTAGGCTAAAATGAGAAAAGTCTACTCTTTGTGAATACTGAAGATGTTGCTGTGGTTGACTAAAGTACATCTTAAACGTCATTtattgttgtgtgtgcatgtttttttatattgcaTCATAAATCAAACACATGACAAATTTCCATTTTATGGTGCATATAATGGACAATAAAGCTTTCTTTACTTGATTTTGATTTAGAGGATGTTTCATCAGGTTAAAATGGGCTAGCATTATATATGTACTGGTTAAGAAAATATCAGGCATTTATGCTGAAGCTTGCAACATTCTGTGGAGCTCTGCATCAGTTTCTTAAGATTATACAGAGCAAAGAATCAAAGGGCTACACTTTTTCCTATTACCATCTGCAATCCTACTCTGCAAAGAGtgactttaaaaacacacatcactGCTGTTTCCAAAATCTCAACCAGGCAATAATCTGTACTTACAAACTCTGGGATGAAGAGAAGATCAGGTATTGTGGTGAATATCCCGCAGCCGCTGGGCAACGGATGGCTGGATGTAGTAGAGGCCATATTCCCAAAagaggtgtgcgtgtgtgtgtgccagcagcGATCTTCCAAATGTGGCACCTGAACAGTGTACCTCCTTTTGAGGATGTGGTCATGTGCTCATATCCACTCGTTCTGTCTAACTGCCTTGCTTTCCCCTTTCATTCCTGCGCCCACTGCGAGAACTGGTTCATTGTGTGGTGAGTAGGAGTGgtccacagcacacagctttaTTATAAGCCATCATGGCAATTTACTTTGTGGTGAAAAAGGTATGGGGAGGGGTAGCTGGttaatgtttgatgtttttttttcagggagttATTGTAAAATGTCAGGGAGTTATTGTAAAATACTCATTCCTTTGGTTTCAGTGGTAGGTCATTGTGTTGACACTGCTGCCTCATAACTGCAAGCAATCGTCTAAAGTACAAAACCGCCCTGTTTCAAGATGAGGATATTAACTCAAACACCTGTCATTCTGAAACACCTGTCAGCATCTGTAGGCCCATATAAAGACAAAATGGAGTGGAGAGCTTCATGGAAAACTAGgcaccaaaaaaataaaaggtccTCTTTGGTAGAGGGGTAtagataaaaataacaaaaaaaaggccTGGAAagagtgactgtgtgtcttCCTCCACAGAGTTGACCTGCTGATGCTTGGACTGTTGTGGCATGATGATTCTGATGATGATGGTAGCGCAAAACCATTCACAAAGACAGAGCATGATGATGTCTTTATTCTTCACGAAGTGTTATGATTGACAGTCCAGTCCAGCAGACTGTAGCTGATCACCAATAAGGCCAAATCACTGGCTGAAAACACCTCAGAATACTGCCTCCAGAATATCGATGGCAGAGAGGCATTGCTCTCTTGCAGTATGCTGGTTTTATCCGGTTTAACGGcttgttttcattaaacaatGCTTAAGTCCTCGTGAACATAGCCATAACATTTACGTTATTTCCACATATGGCCAGCTGTAGATGAGAAGGCGCTGCTCACACTACATGGAACCTTGTCATATGACAAAGTATACACATACTATGATATTAATTACATACTGATGTTTGtcaaaaaaaaggtttgtttttatgGTAAGTGACAGAGACAATTGCTTCAATGTAGGCTATGGtaaagaagaagaggaaaagccAAGCCATACTAGTATGATTAGTGACTGAATTCATGTACCTTGAAGCAAAGCTGTGGGGTTGTCTAGGTCTAGGAGATTTGCCTCCCTAGACAGTGATGATGGAGTTCATTAACGGCAGGCATTTGGGTTCCAGTGCTATTTAACACTGCTTTCTTGAGGCAAGCTGAGAGACTCTACAACAATCAGTGAACTCCATTCTGTGAAATGAATCACGTCAGGCCATTACTCAGGGGAGCATTTGCAAGAGGAGGTGCTAGCTGAAGTGCCCCATAAGGCACTCTACTAAGACTCTTACCTTACTAATGAAAGCAATGGCATTTAAACTGACcacatgtaaaatattactCTACAAAATCTGATGAAGACCaggtaaaatattaaatgagaAATGTAACAGCATGCATGATGAGAATAATGAGTTTCACCAGTAACGT contains the following coding sequences:
- the LOC118790298 gene encoding myelin and lymphocyte protein-like; translation: MASTTSSHPLPSGCGIFTTIPDLLFIPEFVFGGLVWTLVASTKVLIQNPQGWVMFVSIFCFVVTTLWFIIFISGMNQKGSFWPTLDVAYHAIATTLYLSASVAQAYVTIQLKDLPPLTKYYHEDIAAVVMAYAVTLLYAVHTIFSAIRWKSC